A section of the Diabrotica virgifera virgifera chromosome 8, PGI_DIABVI_V3a genome encodes:
- the LOC114328251 gene encoding spermatogenesis-associated protein 20: MPMTRGVSNFQINTLFRRLSKTNGDLRLSNSVVAPAVVNTSISNVNFKLTPNIASVTNTYCPLHSFREMSTQAEAKKTNRLALEKSPYLLQHATNPVDWYPWGQEAFDKAKAENKLIFLSVGYSTCHWCHVMEKESFENESVAEIMNKHFVNIKVDREERPDVDRLYMAFIQATAGSGGWPMSVFLSPNLEPIAGGTYFPPEDMYGRPGFKSVLKDLAKQWNSNRSKMEAAGKKIIGILRKMEVKETEGGQNVPGEDAWKTCVLQLTRNYESDYGGFSTAPKFPQPTNFNFLFHMYSRNKQSEQGYACLEMCLHTLKKMAYGGIHDHVNKGFARYSVDAKWHVPHFEKMLYDQAQLVVSYCDAYLLTKDEFYADVVKDILTYVSRDLSHPLGGFYGAEDADSYPYEGAAHKQEGAFCVWEYDEIFNLLDEKTDNISHAELIEYHYNVKKEGNVKPSQDPHGELTKKNVLACFGSYESTANKFGTTVEKVKEILEKCHEILYAERQKRPKPHVDTKILTSWNGLMISGYARAGFALKDQTYIDRAIKATSFIKQHLYNEKEKNLLRCCYKDESGGITLGNMPIAGFIDDYAFLIRGLLDLYEASLDTEWLQWAETLQETQDNKFWDSENSGYFTSAYDDTSILVRGKEVQDGAEPSGNSVSVHNLLRLSIYLHRKDFHQKAEKILKGFSDMLEKVPIALPEMTSALLFYHNSPTQVFIAGAKEDTNTQALLDVLRSRFIPGRILAVADGPTGAAGLLYRRHEYLSHMRPIGGKPAAYVCRNFACAMPLTEPSELATSLDSGNGNSGKKCEGEKESQGNRSSDGTK, from the exons ATGCCTATGACCCGTGGGGtatctaattttcaaataaacacTTTGTTTAGACGCTTGTCGAAAACCAATGGAGATCTGCGTCTGTCAAACAGTGTTGTAGCTCCTGCTGTTGTTAACACCTCCATTTCAAACGTGAATTTCAAGTTAACCCCAAATATTGCATCAGTAACCAATACCTATTGCCCCTTGCACTCGTTTAGAGAGATGTCAACTCAAGCAgaagcaaagaaaacaaatagACTAGCATTAGAAAAATCCCCCTATTTGCTCCAACATGCCACAAATCCAGTGGATTGGTATCCTTGGGGACAGGAAGCGTTCGACAAGGCAAAGGCAGAAAACAAGTTAATTTTCTTATCGGTGGGCTATTCTACTTGCCATTGGTGCCATGTGATGGAAAAGGAGTCGTTCGAGAATGAATCTGTAGCCGAAATAATGAACAAACATTTTGTTAACATCAAGGTTGACAGAGAAGAGCGACCTGATGTAGATCGGTTGTATATGGCTTTTATACAAGCTACTGCTGGTAGCGGTGGTTGGCCAATGTCCGTCTTCCTCTCTCCAAATTTAGAACCTATAGCAGGAGGCACGTATTTCCCTCCTGAAGATATGTATGGAAGACCAGGCTTCAAGAGTGTCTTAAAGGATCTTGCAAAGCAGTGGAATAGCAATAGATCAAAGATGGAAGCTGCCGGGAAGAAAATAATAGGTATATTAAGAAAAATGGAGGTCAAAGAAACAGAGGGTGGTCAAAACGTACCTGGAGAAGATGCTTGGAAaacttgcgtcttgcagttaacCAGAAATTATGAATCCGATTATGGTGGATTTAGCACAGCTCCCAAATTTCCACAACCAACCAACTTTAACTTCTTGTTTCACATGTACTCTAGAAACAAACAAAGTGAACAAGGATATGCCTGCTTAGAAATGTGTCTACACACATTAAAAAAGATGGCCTATGGTGGGATTCATGATCACGTGAACAAAGGTTTTGCAAGGTACTCAGTTGATGCGAAATGGCATGTGCCACACTTTGAGAAAATGCTTTACGATCAAGCCCAATTGGTTGTTTCTTACTGTGATGCCTATCTTCTTACAAAAGACGAATTTTATGCTGATGTTGTTAAAGATATTCTCACATATGTCTCCAGAGACTTGAGCCATCCACTTGGGGGTTTCTACGGAGCTGAAGATGCAGATTCTTATCCATATGAAG GTGCTGCACATAAACAAGAAGGAGCTTTTTGTGTATGGGAATATGATGAGATATTTAACCTATTGGATGAAAAAACTGACAATATATCACACGCTGAACTGATAGAATACCATTACAATGTTAAAAAAGAAGGAAATGTTAAGCCTTCACAAGATCCTCATGGAGAACTAACAAAAAAGAATGTATTAGCTTGTTTTGGATCTTATGAGAGCACAGCTAACAAATTTGGAACAACTGTGGAAAAAGTTAaggaaattttagaaaaatgtcATGAAATTTTGTATGCAGAAAGACAAAAGAGACCTAAACCACATGTAGATACTAAAATCTTGACTTCTTGGAACGGGTTGATGATTTCTGGCTATGCTAGAGCTGGTTTTGCTTTAAAAGACCAGACATACATAGATAGAGCCATAAaagcaaccagtttcataaaaCAACATCTTTacaatgaaaaagaaaaaaatcttttaaggtGTTGCTATAAAGATGAGTCTGGAGGTATTACTTTGGGCAACATGCCTATTGCTGGCTTTATAGATGACTATGCTTTCCTCATTAGAGGTTTATTAGATTTATATGAAGCATCTTTGGACACTGAATGGCTACAATGGGCAGAGACTTTACAAGAAACCCAGGACAACAAATTCTGGGATAGCGAAAACAGTGGCTACTTTACCAGTGCTTATGACGATACTAGTATCTTGGTGCGTGGTAAAGAAGTGCAAGATGGAGCTGAACCTTCAGGAAACTCTGTTTCTGTACACAACCTTCTTAGATTGTCTATATATTTACACAGAAAAGACTTCCATCAAAAAGCAGAGAAGATACTAAAGGGATTCAGTGATATGTTGGAGAAAGTCCCGATAGCATTGCCAGAAATGACTTCAGCCTTGTTGTTTTACCACAATTCCCCCACCCAG GTCTTCATTGCCGGTGCTAAAGAAGACACAAACACCCAAGCTCTACTAGATGTCCTCCGTTCGCGCTTCATCCCCGGCAGAATTCTAGCCGTGGCCGACGGTCCCACAGGCGCCGCCGGTTTGCTATACCGCCGGCACGAGTACCTTTCGCACATGCGCCCTATCGGCGGAAAGCCAGCGGCGTACGTCTGCAGAAATTTCGCTTGCGCTATGCCGCTTACGGAACCGTCAGAGTTGGCAACGTCTCTGGACAGCGGAAACGGCAACAGCGGCAAAAAGTGTGAGGGAGAGAAGGAATCTCAAGGAAACAGGTCTAGTGACGGTACTAAGTAA